One Mya arenaria isolate MELC-2E11 chromosome 5, ASM2691426v1 genomic window carries:
- the LOC128234877 gene encoding electron transfer flavoprotein subunit beta-like produces the protein MSGLRILVGVKRVIDYAVKVRVKPDKMGVVTDGVKHSMNPFDEIAVEEAVRMKEKKVASEILAVSCGPQQCQETLRTALAMGADKAIHVLVDPKDYTNMQPIHVSKLLAKIATDEKVDLIILGKQAIDDDCNQTGQMVSALLDWSQGTFASKIEKKDGTLDVTREIDGGLETINITLPAVITTDLRLNEPRYATLPNIMKAKKKSLTTKKPGDLGVEIKSTQQILSVEDPPTREAGQKVESVEELVGKLKEGGFVKS, from the exons ATGTCGGGCCTTCGAATTTTGGTTGGCGTCAAGAGAGTCATTGATTATGCCGTGAAA GTTCGGGTGAAGCCCGACAAGATGGGCGTAGTTACAGATGGGGTCAAACACAGCATGAACCCATTTGATGAGATTGCCGTCGAAGAAGCTGTaagaatgaaagagaagaaagtAGCCTCAGAAATTCTCGCCGTCTCCTGTGGCCCACAACAGTGTCAG GAGACACTGCGGACAGCACTGGCAATGGGAGCAGACAAGGCCATCCATGTCTTGGTAGACCCTAAAGACTACACCAACATGCAGCCAATACATGTCTCCAAGTTGTTAGCCAAAATAGCCACAGATGAGAAAGTTGACCTCATCATTCTTGGGAAACAG GCCATTGATGACGACTGTAACCAAACAGGTCAGATGGTGTCAGCTCTGCTGGATTGGTCTCAG GGAACATTTGCGTCCAAGATTGAGAAGAAGGATGGTACTTTAGATGTGACACGCGAGATTGATGGGGGATTGGAGACGATCAACATTACGCTGCCAGCTGTTATAACTACTGATCTACGCTTGAATGAGCCACGATATGCCACCCTCCCTAACATTATG AAAGCCAAAAAGAAATCACTGACCACGAAGAAGCCTGGGGATCTAGGAGTAGAGATCAAATCCACCCAGCAGATCTTGTCAGTGGAGGACCCACCCACACGAGAGGCTGGACAGAAAGTGGAGTCAGTTGAGGAACTCGTCGGTAAACTGAAGGAAGGTGGATTTGTCAAGTCGTAA
- the LOC128235213 gene encoding glutathione hydrolase 1 proenzyme-like isoform X1: MDKHHYGTIMRRGDDGDLRRSLLVEEGGAGYCSYDDDELQAASRLRRKRQRLRACLWMSCGVFLIAMVGVAVFFLTNSAATKGGKGDNPTPEMGKYRHAAVASDVTQCSEVGRDILEKAGGNAVDAAVAALLCMGLADPQSMGIGGGFFMTIYNRTTGESHSIDARETAPIHATVDMYYGNASSSKGGLSIAVPGEIKGYKLAMDKFGSLPWKQVFTPAVTMATEGFKVPKSLEDALNDFKASHKKDLNEIVKMFPQFGKTFVNLATGDTYKQGETIKMPELGNTLRVISEEGPKAFYNGSLTEDILQEFADAGAIITSEDLLGYQPLFSTAYNMTLRNNKHTIFTPQTPSSGVILMFILALLDGYDFKPEDIQTTKGKILTYHRIIEAFKFAYAKRTDLADEMFVDSVKQLVANLTSPEYIDSIHKQIWDNQTHPFMYYGPTFYHDNKTSTAHLSIIDQCGNAVSVTSTINARFGSEVFGNRTGIIWNDEMDDFATSDKPNDFGLYPSPANEITPGKRPLSSMCPAVLVDSNGEVSMVVGAAGGSRITTATAWVATRVLWLGESIKQSIDSPRIHHQLLPPEFSYEPGIEKAVIDGLVALGHNATQVSPGKSIVQGVTRGGDFLYAYSDARKGGTPAGF; the protein is encoded by the exons ATGGATAAACACCATTATG GTACCATTATGCGACGAGGGGATGATGGAGATCTTAGACGTTCCCTGCTTGTGGAGGAGGGTGGGGCAGGCTACTGTAgctatgatgatgatgagttACAGGCAGCTTCTCGCTTGAGACGAAAACGTCAGAG ATTGCGAGCATGCTTATGGATGAGCTGTGGTGTGTTCCTAATTGCGATGGTTGGCGTTGCTGTGTTTTTTCTGACCAACTCCGCAGCAACCAAGGGGGGTAAGGGGGATAACCCCACACCAGAGATGGGCAAATACAGGCACGCTGCAGTGGCATCTGATGTGACACAATGTTCAGAAGTTGGAAG AGACATTCTAGAGAAGGCTGGAGGAAATGCTGTGGACGCTGCTGTTGCTGCCCTCTTGTGCATGGGGCTGGCTGACCCACAAAGCATGGGTATTGGAGGCGGCTTCTTTATGACCATATATAATAG AACAACAGGTGAAAGCCACAGTATCGATGCCCGAGAGACTGCCCCCATACATGCCACTGTAGACATGTACTACGGAAATGCCAGTTCCAGTAAAG GAGGGTTATCTATAGCAGTCCCAGGAGAAATAAAGGGCTACAAGCTTGCAATGGATAAGTTTGGGTCGTTGCCATGGAAACAGGTGTTCACCCCAGcagttaccatggcaactgaAGGTTTCAAGGTGCCAAAATCCCTGGAAGATGCCCTCAATGACTTTAAAGCTTCACACAAAAAAGATCTTAATgaaattgtgaaaatgtttccaCAGTTTGG TAAGACTTTTGTAAACCTAGCAACGGGGGATACATACAAGCAAGGGGAGACAATTAAGATGCCAGAGCTGGGAAATACTCTTCGTGTGATATCCGAGGAGGGGCCAAAGGCATTTTATAATGGCAGTCTAACTGAAGACATTCTACAAGAGTTTGCTGATGCAG GAGCAATAATAACTAGTGAGGATTTGCTTGGTTACCAGCCCTTATTCTCGACAGCATACAACATGACACTGCGTAACAACAAGCACACGATCTTCACCCCACAGACACCCTCAAGTGGAGTTATCCTCATGTTTATCTTGGCTCTGCTAGATG GTTATGACTTCAAGCCAGAAGATATCCAGACCACAAAAGGGAAGATTCTTACATACCATCGTATAATCGAGGCCTTCAAGTTTGCCTATGCGAAGAGGACAGATCTCGCTGATGAAATGTTTGTGGATAGTGTTAAACAA TTGGTAGCCAATCTGACATCTCCGGAGTACATTGACTCTATCCACAAGCAGATCTGGGACAATCAGACCCACCCGTTCATGTATTACGGGCCCACGTTTTACCACGACAACAAGACAAGCACAGCCCACCTGTCAATTATAGACCAATGTGGCAATGCTGTCTCTGTTACCAGCACAATTAATGCAAG GTTTGGATCAGAGGTATTTGGCAACAGAACTGGCATTATATGGAATGACGAAATGGACGACTTTGCGACATCTGACAAACCCAATGATTTTGGTCTCTATCCCTCCCCGGCGAATGAAATCACCCCAGGGAAGCGCCCTCTGTCTTCCATGTGTCCTGCTGTGTTGGTTGATTCTAATGGAGAGGTTTCGATGGTTGTCGGGGCAGCAGGAGGCTCCAGAATCACCACAGCAACAGCATGG GTTGCAACTCGAGTTTTATGGCTTGGAGAAAGTATAAAGCAATCTATAGACAGCCCTCGCATACATCATCAGCTGTTACCCCCAGAGTTTTCATATGAACCAGGCATAGAAAAG GCAGTTATCGACGGCTTAGTTGCACTGGGCCACAATGCCACACAAGTATCACCTGGAAAGTCCATAGTGCAGGGGGTTACACGAGGAGGAGACTTCCTGTACGCTTACAGTGATGCCCGTAAGGGTGGGACGCCTGCAGGGTTCTAA
- the LOC128235213 gene encoding glutathione hydrolase 1 proenzyme-like isoform X3, translated as MIHILLGYFRSKKRLRACLWMSCGVFLIAMVGVAVFFLTNSAATKGGKGDNPTPEMGKYRHAAVASDVTQCSEVGRDILEKAGGNAVDAAVAALLCMGLADPQSMGIGGGFFMTIYNRTTGESHSIDARETAPIHATVDMYYGNASSSKGGLSIAVPGEIKGYKLAMDKFGSLPWKQVFTPAVTMATEGFKVPKSLEDALNDFKASHKKDLNEIVKMFPQFGKTFVNLATGDTYKQGETIKMPELGNTLRVISEEGPKAFYNGSLTEDILQEFADAGAIITSEDLLGYQPLFSTAYNMTLRNNKHTIFTPQTPSSGVILMFILALLDGYDFKPEDIQTTKGKILTYHRIIEAFKFAYAKRTDLADEMFVDSVKQLVANLTSPEYIDSIHKQIWDNQTHPFMYYGPTFYHDNKTSTAHLSIIDQCGNAVSVTSTINARFGSEVFGNRTGIIWNDEMDDFATSDKPNDFGLYPSPANEITPGKRPLSSMCPAVLVDSNGEVSMVVGAAGGSRITTATAWVATRVLWLGESIKQSIDSPRIHHQLLPPEFSYEPGIEKAVIDGLVALGHNATQVSPGKSIVQGVTRGGDFLYAYSDARKGGTPAGF; from the exons ATGATTCATATTTTGTTGGGATATTTTAGGAGCAAGAAAAG ATTGCGAGCATGCTTATGGATGAGCTGTGGTGTGTTCCTAATTGCGATGGTTGGCGTTGCTGTGTTTTTTCTGACCAACTCCGCAGCAACCAAGGGGGGTAAGGGGGATAACCCCACACCAGAGATGGGCAAATACAGGCACGCTGCAGTGGCATCTGATGTGACACAATGTTCAGAAGTTGGAAG AGACATTCTAGAGAAGGCTGGAGGAAATGCTGTGGACGCTGCTGTTGCTGCCCTCTTGTGCATGGGGCTGGCTGACCCACAAAGCATGGGTATTGGAGGCGGCTTCTTTATGACCATATATAATAG AACAACAGGTGAAAGCCACAGTATCGATGCCCGAGAGACTGCCCCCATACATGCCACTGTAGACATGTACTACGGAAATGCCAGTTCCAGTAAAG GAGGGTTATCTATAGCAGTCCCAGGAGAAATAAAGGGCTACAAGCTTGCAATGGATAAGTTTGGGTCGTTGCCATGGAAACAGGTGTTCACCCCAGcagttaccatggcaactgaAGGTTTCAAGGTGCCAAAATCCCTGGAAGATGCCCTCAATGACTTTAAAGCTTCACACAAAAAAGATCTTAATgaaattgtgaaaatgtttccaCAGTTTGG TAAGACTTTTGTAAACCTAGCAACGGGGGATACATACAAGCAAGGGGAGACAATTAAGATGCCAGAGCTGGGAAATACTCTTCGTGTGATATCCGAGGAGGGGCCAAAGGCATTTTATAATGGCAGTCTAACTGAAGACATTCTACAAGAGTTTGCTGATGCAG GAGCAATAATAACTAGTGAGGATTTGCTTGGTTACCAGCCCTTATTCTCGACAGCATACAACATGACACTGCGTAACAACAAGCACACGATCTTCACCCCACAGACACCCTCAAGTGGAGTTATCCTCATGTTTATCTTGGCTCTGCTAGATG GTTATGACTTCAAGCCAGAAGATATCCAGACCACAAAAGGGAAGATTCTTACATACCATCGTATAATCGAGGCCTTCAAGTTTGCCTATGCGAAGAGGACAGATCTCGCTGATGAAATGTTTGTGGATAGTGTTAAACAA TTGGTAGCCAATCTGACATCTCCGGAGTACATTGACTCTATCCACAAGCAGATCTGGGACAATCAGACCCACCCGTTCATGTATTACGGGCCCACGTTTTACCACGACAACAAGACAAGCACAGCCCACCTGTCAATTATAGACCAATGTGGCAATGCTGTCTCTGTTACCAGCACAATTAATGCAAG GTTTGGATCAGAGGTATTTGGCAACAGAACTGGCATTATATGGAATGACGAAATGGACGACTTTGCGACATCTGACAAACCCAATGATTTTGGTCTCTATCCCTCCCCGGCGAATGAAATCACCCCAGGGAAGCGCCCTCTGTCTTCCATGTGTCCTGCTGTGTTGGTTGATTCTAATGGAGAGGTTTCGATGGTTGTCGGGGCAGCAGGAGGCTCCAGAATCACCACAGCAACAGCATGG GTTGCAACTCGAGTTTTATGGCTTGGAGAAAGTATAAAGCAATCTATAGACAGCCCTCGCATACATCATCAGCTGTTACCCCCAGAGTTTTCATATGAACCAGGCATAGAAAAG GCAGTTATCGACGGCTTAGTTGCACTGGGCCACAATGCCACACAAGTATCACCTGGAAAGTCCATAGTGCAGGGGGTTACACGAGGAGGAGACTTCCTGTACGCTTACAGTGATGCCCGTAAGGGTGGGACGCCTGCAGGGTTCTAA
- the LOC128235213 gene encoding glutathione hydrolase 1 proenzyme-like isoform X2 — MRRGDDGDLRRSLLVEEGGAGYCSYDDDELQAASRLRRKRQRLRACLWMSCGVFLIAMVGVAVFFLTNSAATKGGKGDNPTPEMGKYRHAAVASDVTQCSEVGRDILEKAGGNAVDAAVAALLCMGLADPQSMGIGGGFFMTIYNRTTGESHSIDARETAPIHATVDMYYGNASSSKGGLSIAVPGEIKGYKLAMDKFGSLPWKQVFTPAVTMATEGFKVPKSLEDALNDFKASHKKDLNEIVKMFPQFGKTFVNLATGDTYKQGETIKMPELGNTLRVISEEGPKAFYNGSLTEDILQEFADAGAIITSEDLLGYQPLFSTAYNMTLRNNKHTIFTPQTPSSGVILMFILALLDGYDFKPEDIQTTKGKILTYHRIIEAFKFAYAKRTDLADEMFVDSVKQLVANLTSPEYIDSIHKQIWDNQTHPFMYYGPTFYHDNKTSTAHLSIIDQCGNAVSVTSTINARFGSEVFGNRTGIIWNDEMDDFATSDKPNDFGLYPSPANEITPGKRPLSSMCPAVLVDSNGEVSMVVGAAGGSRITTATAWVATRVLWLGESIKQSIDSPRIHHQLLPPEFSYEPGIEKAVIDGLVALGHNATQVSPGKSIVQGVTRGGDFLYAYSDARKGGTPAGF; from the exons ATGCGACGAGGGGATGATGGAGATCTTAGACGTTCCCTGCTTGTGGAGGAGGGTGGGGCAGGCTACTGTAgctatgatgatgatgagttACAGGCAGCTTCTCGCTTGAGACGAAAACGTCAGAG ATTGCGAGCATGCTTATGGATGAGCTGTGGTGTGTTCCTAATTGCGATGGTTGGCGTTGCTGTGTTTTTTCTGACCAACTCCGCAGCAACCAAGGGGGGTAAGGGGGATAACCCCACACCAGAGATGGGCAAATACAGGCACGCTGCAGTGGCATCTGATGTGACACAATGTTCAGAAGTTGGAAG AGACATTCTAGAGAAGGCTGGAGGAAATGCTGTGGACGCTGCTGTTGCTGCCCTCTTGTGCATGGGGCTGGCTGACCCACAAAGCATGGGTATTGGAGGCGGCTTCTTTATGACCATATATAATAG AACAACAGGTGAAAGCCACAGTATCGATGCCCGAGAGACTGCCCCCATACATGCCACTGTAGACATGTACTACGGAAATGCCAGTTCCAGTAAAG GAGGGTTATCTATAGCAGTCCCAGGAGAAATAAAGGGCTACAAGCTTGCAATGGATAAGTTTGGGTCGTTGCCATGGAAACAGGTGTTCACCCCAGcagttaccatggcaactgaAGGTTTCAAGGTGCCAAAATCCCTGGAAGATGCCCTCAATGACTTTAAAGCTTCACACAAAAAAGATCTTAATgaaattgtgaaaatgtttccaCAGTTTGG TAAGACTTTTGTAAACCTAGCAACGGGGGATACATACAAGCAAGGGGAGACAATTAAGATGCCAGAGCTGGGAAATACTCTTCGTGTGATATCCGAGGAGGGGCCAAAGGCATTTTATAATGGCAGTCTAACTGAAGACATTCTACAAGAGTTTGCTGATGCAG GAGCAATAATAACTAGTGAGGATTTGCTTGGTTACCAGCCCTTATTCTCGACAGCATACAACATGACACTGCGTAACAACAAGCACACGATCTTCACCCCACAGACACCCTCAAGTGGAGTTATCCTCATGTTTATCTTGGCTCTGCTAGATG GTTATGACTTCAAGCCAGAAGATATCCAGACCACAAAAGGGAAGATTCTTACATACCATCGTATAATCGAGGCCTTCAAGTTTGCCTATGCGAAGAGGACAGATCTCGCTGATGAAATGTTTGTGGATAGTGTTAAACAA TTGGTAGCCAATCTGACATCTCCGGAGTACATTGACTCTATCCACAAGCAGATCTGGGACAATCAGACCCACCCGTTCATGTATTACGGGCCCACGTTTTACCACGACAACAAGACAAGCACAGCCCACCTGTCAATTATAGACCAATGTGGCAATGCTGTCTCTGTTACCAGCACAATTAATGCAAG GTTTGGATCAGAGGTATTTGGCAACAGAACTGGCATTATATGGAATGACGAAATGGACGACTTTGCGACATCTGACAAACCCAATGATTTTGGTCTCTATCCCTCCCCGGCGAATGAAATCACCCCAGGGAAGCGCCCTCTGTCTTCCATGTGTCCTGCTGTGTTGGTTGATTCTAATGGAGAGGTTTCGATGGTTGTCGGGGCAGCAGGAGGCTCCAGAATCACCACAGCAACAGCATGG GTTGCAACTCGAGTTTTATGGCTTGGAGAAAGTATAAAGCAATCTATAGACAGCCCTCGCATACATCATCAGCTGTTACCCCCAGAGTTTTCATATGAACCAGGCATAGAAAAG GCAGTTATCGACGGCTTAGTTGCACTGGGCCACAATGCCACACAAGTATCACCTGGAAAGTCCATAGTGCAGGGGGTTACACGAGGAGGAGACTTCCTGTACGCTTACAGTGATGCCCGTAAGGGTGGGACGCCTGCAGGGTTCTAA